A single window of Oscillatoria salina IIICB1 DNA harbors:
- a CDS encoding L-threonylcarbamoyladenylate synthase has protein sequence MPTKYKQTVTAKKSLDLVPEIIRLLEAGEVIILPTDNTYAFVAHAFNPEAVTKLRSLKEWDMPSPLGIFSTKEKAEEVAVVTPASKRMMAEFPYPVTMIMRKQKHIIDELTGGFNNLLILCPDRFIYDLVEAVPFPMACASASVSSEIIKVTTFEVAASVYDGKVPLIVDGGRSKYGRSGTLVDFTVEVPTILKYGPISVDDLRPILPEIILPSHLMK, from the coding sequence ATGCCGACAAAATATAAACAAACAGTAACAGCGAAAAAAAGCTTAGATTTAGTTCCAGAAATTATCCGCTTGCTAGAAGCAGGTGAAGTAATTATCTTGCCAACGGATAATACTTATGCGTTTGTTGCTCATGCTTTCAACCCAGAAGCGGTGACAAAACTTAGGTCATTAAAAGAATGGGATATGCCATCACCTTTAGGGATTTTTAGTACGAAAGAAAAAGCTGAGGAAGTAGCAGTAGTTACGCCAGCTTCCAAACGAATGATGGCAGAATTTCCTTATCCAGTTACGATGATTATGCGTAAGCAAAAGCATATTATTGACGAGTTAACAGGTGGTTTTAATAACTTGTTAATTCTCTGTCCCGATCGATTTATTTACGATTTAGTAGAGGCTGTACCTTTTCCAATGGCTTGCGCGTCAGCGAGTGTGTCTTCAGAAATTATCAAAGTAACTACATTTGAAGTAGCAGCTAGTGTTTATGATGGCAAGGTTCCTTTGATTGTCGATGGTGGTAGAAGTAAGTATGGTAGGAGTGGAACGTTGGTAGATTTTACTGTTGAAGTGCCAACAATTCTGAAGTATGGACCAATTTCAGTGGACGATCTTCGACCAATTCTGCCAGAAATTATTCTTCCTTCTCACTTAATGAAATAA
- a CDS encoding dihydrofolate reductase family protein, protein MPKIILFIASSLDGYIARKSGEVDWLFIDEDYGYNDFFAQIDTVLMGNKTYQQILDFGEYPYQGKQGFVFSNTNAGKKDQNVEFIQASVEFVNNLRQKSKGDIWLVGVAEIIYYFLKHNLLDRLILSIHPIILGDGIPLIIKDTSIETKLELKNVKNYESGLLQLTYDLH, encoded by the coding sequence ATGCCAAAAATTATTTTATTCATTGCTTCCAGCTTAGATGGATATATTGCAAGAAAATCTGGCGAAGTAGATTGGTTGTTTATCGATGAAGATTATGGATATAATGATTTCTTTGCTCAAATTGATACAGTATTGATGGGAAATAAAACCTATCAGCAAATCCTTGATTTTGGTGAATATCCTTATCAAGGAAAACAAGGCTTTGTTTTTTCTAATACTAATGCGGGGAAAAAAGACCAAAATGTAGAATTTATTCAAGCTAGTGTAGAATTTGTTAATAATCTCCGTCAAAAAAGCAAAGGTGACATTTGGTTAGTTGGAGTTGCAGAAATAATTTACTATTTTCTTAAGCATAATTTGCTAGATAGATTGATTCTTTCAATACATCCAATTATCCTCGGAGATGGTATTCCTCTAATTATTAAAGATACGAGTATCGAGACAAAACTTGAGTTGAAAAATGTCAAAAATTATGAGTCTGGTTTGTTACAACTTACTTACGATTTACATTGA
- a CDS encoding ABC transporter substrate-binding protein → MFIAWQLEKLKRKLQKIKLTRFLLLVVTSFLAVQFLILPGLTQQVVTVKILIQALEATQWEPLVEEFNSQHENINLELVKAPNDSNIIEDLYSSAFLLGDSPYDLVYMDIVWVQKFAAAGWLESLDDRVSQATLAEYFPGDVNGGRYQGKLYRMPLRSDVGMLYYRQDLLNQGGYQPPETFTDLVEISQALQQETNVDWGYVWQGKQYEGLSAMFVEILEGFGGYWVNPETLEVGLDRPEAIEAVEFLRSAIASGISPPGVTTYAEEETRRFFQNGNAIFLRNWPYVVPLAEDSEIGGKFAIKAMPHLPGENSGACLGGWGLGIAKTSPHPDAAWSVIEYFNQVDTQRKLLLITGFVPSRKSLFTDPVLVAKYEYYPELLEIAQKSILRPPIAQYAQVSDILQRYLSGALTDRMDASSAMEAAASETRRLLAR, encoded by the coding sequence ATGTTTATCGCTTGGCAGCTAGAGAAACTAAAACGAAAGCTGCAAAAAATCAAACTAACTCGTTTTTTGCTGTTAGTGGTTACTTCTTTTTTAGCAGTGCAATTCTTAATTTTGCCTGGACTAACTCAACAAGTAGTAACAGTAAAAATCTTAATTCAAGCCTTGGAAGCAACTCAGTGGGAACCCCTTGTTGAAGAGTTTAATAGCCAGCATGAAAATATCAACCTCGAACTGGTTAAAGCCCCTAACGATAGTAACATTATCGAAGATTTATATAGTTCGGCTTTTTTGTTAGGAGATTCACCCTACGATCTCGTTTATATGGATATTGTTTGGGTGCAAAAATTTGCTGCTGCTGGTTGGTTAGAGAGTCTCGACGATCGAGTTAGTCAAGCAACCTTAGCAGAATATTTTCCCGGTGATGTCAACGGCGGGCGCTATCAAGGAAAATTGTATCGAATGCCGTTGCGATCCGATGTGGGAATGCTTTATTATCGCCAGGATTTGTTAAATCAAGGCGGATATCAACCACCAGAAACTTTCACCGATTTAGTCGAAATTTCCCAAGCATTACAACAAGAAACAAATGTTGATTGGGGTTATGTTTGGCAAGGTAAGCAATATGAAGGTTTATCGGCGATGTTTGTCGAAATTCTTGAAGGTTTCGGTGGCTATTGGGTAAACCCAGAAACTTTAGAAGTGGGATTAGATCGGCCAGAAGCAATCGAAGCAGTGGAGTTTTTGCGCAGCGCGATCGCGTCGGGAATTTCACCTCCAGGAGTAACTACCTATGCTGAAGAAGAAACCCGTCGTTTCTTTCAAAATGGTAACGCTATTTTCTTGCGTAATTGGCCCTATGTTGTTCCCTTAGCTGAAGATTCAGAAATTGGGGGTAAATTTGCGATTAAAGCTATGCCTCACCTTCCTGGCGAAAATAGCGGCGCTTGTTTGGGTGGATGGGGTTTAGGTATTGCTAAAACTTCGCCTCATCCCGATGCAGCTTGGTCAGTAATTGAATATTTCAATCAAGTTGATACGCAACGAAAATTATTGTTAATTACTGGCTTTGTTCCCTCCAGAAAATCATTATTTACTGACCCAGTATTAGTGGCAAAATATGAGTATTATCCCGAATTATTAGAAATAGCACAAAAGTCAATCTTGCGTCCCCCGATCGCACAATACGCCCAAGTCTCCGATATCCTACAACGCTATCTCAGTGGGGCTTTGACGGATAGAATGGATGCCTCCTCAGCAATGGAAGCAGCAGCTTCGGAAACTCGCCGATTACTAGCAAGATAG
- a CDS encoding carbohydrate ABC transporter permease, whose amino-acid sequence MKQDLIRAREKKIGWLLIFPALLILALVFAYPIVRAFWLSFFTQNLGTELQSEFSGLANYLRLLGDGRFWQTMWNTSVFTVCSIVLELILGMAIALVLDKSFRGRGLVRTAALIPWALPTAVMGLAWAWIFNDQFGVVNDILRGWGLIDTGITWLGDPARAMLALIIADVWKTTPFIAILLLAGLQSISGDLYEAHSIDGATPVQSFLQITLPLLTPQIIIALLFRFAQSFGIFDLVQVMTGGGPAGATETVSIYIYATVRRYLDFGYGAALVVVTFCLLILAVAIAAFFLSKFRLNVTGDS is encoded by the coding sequence ATGAAACAAGATCTAATTAGAGCTAGAGAAAAAAAAATCGGTTGGTTGCTAATATTTCCTGCTTTATTAATCTTAGCACTCGTTTTTGCTTATCCCATTGTCCGGGCTTTTTGGTTGAGTTTCTTTACCCAAAATTTAGGTACAGAATTGCAATCGGAATTTTCGGGATTGGCGAATTATTTACGCTTGTTGGGAGATGGTCGTTTTTGGCAAACTATGTGGAATACAAGCGTATTTACAGTTTGCTCAATCGTGCTAGAGTTAATCTTAGGAATGGCGATCGCATTAGTGCTAGATAAGTCTTTTCGCGGGAGGGGTTTAGTACGCACTGCGGCGTTAATTCCTTGGGCATTACCAACGGCGGTAATGGGGCTAGCTTGGGCGTGGATTTTTAATGACCAATTTGGGGTTGTTAATGATATTTTACGCGGTTGGGGATTGATTGATACTGGTATTACTTGGTTAGGCGATCCCGCACGAGCTATGTTAGCTTTAATTATTGCTGATGTCTGGAAAACAACGCCGTTTATTGCTATTCTCCTTTTAGCAGGTTTACAGTCAATTTCTGGCGATTTGTACGAAGCTCATTCGATTGATGGGGCAACACCTGTTCAGAGTTTTTTACAAATTACTTTACCGCTATTAACTCCCCAAATAATTATTGCTTTGTTGTTCCGTTTTGCTCAATCATTCGGCATTTTTGACTTAGTACAAGTGATGACGGGAGGAGGTCCGGCGGGTGCAACGGAAACGGTTTCAATTTATATTTATGCTACCGTGAGACGCTATCTTGACTTCGGTTATGGTGCAGCTTTGGTAGTTGTAACGTTTTGCTTATTAATTTTAGCAGTGGCGATCGCTGCTTTCTTCCTTTCCAAATTTCGCCTTAATGTCACAGGAGACAGTTAG
- a CDS encoding dienelactone hydrolase family protein translates to MEIKTDWVKVQSGDTEIDAYLAIPSGEGKFPGVVVIQEIFGVNEHIRDVTNRLAKEGYMAIAPAIYHRFAPGFEVGYTAEDLKIGKEYKAMTKAAELLSDVEGAIAYLKTLPQFKQNKVGSIGFCFGGHVTYLAATLPAIQATASFYGAGIATMTPGGGEPTITRTKDITGKIYTFFGNEDASIPKEQVDQIEAELEKHDIPHQVFRYENADHGFFCDRRSSYNETAAADAWQQVLDLFNRELKS, encoded by the coding sequence ATGGAAATTAAGACAGATTGGGTTAAGGTTCAAAGTGGCGATACCGAGATTGACGCATATTTGGCGATTCCGTCAGGAGAAGGTAAGTTTCCTGGTGTGGTGGTGATTCAAGAAATTTTCGGGGTTAACGAACATATTCGCGATGTAACTAATAGGTTAGCCAAAGAAGGATATATGGCGATCGCTCCAGCAATTTATCATCGTTTTGCACCTGGTTTTGAAGTTGGTTATACTGCCGAGGATTTGAAAATCGGTAAAGAATATAAGGCAATGACGAAAGCTGCGGAATTACTTAGCGATGTCGAAGGTGCGATCGCTTATCTGAAAACTTTGCCTCAGTTCAAGCAAAATAAGGTTGGTAGCATTGGTTTTTGCTTTGGGGGTCATGTTACCTATCTCGCTGCTACTTTACCAGCTATTCAAGCGACAGCTTCATTTTACGGTGCTGGAATTGCGACCATGACACCTGGTGGTGGTGAACCTACTATTACTCGCACGAAAGATATTACTGGAAAAATTTACACCTTTTTCGGTAACGAAGATGCTAGCATCCCAAAAGAACAGGTAGACCAAATCGAAGCAGAATTAGAGAAACACGACATTCCGCACCAAGTATTTCGTTATGAAAACGCAGATCACGGCTTTTTCTGCGATCGCCGCAGCAGCTACAATGAAACCGCAGCAGCAGATGCGTGGCAGCAAGTGCTAGATTTATTTAATCGAGAACTTAAATCGTAG
- a CDS encoding S1 RNA-binding domain-containing protein, whose protein sequence is MTSNSTHPQEPTASFSLEDFDKALGNYDYNFQKGQVVRGKVSAYGSEGAYVDIGGKSPGFVPLREAALEQVTHTNLAEVLPENEEIEFLIIREQNADGQVLLSCRQLAIKQAWEELAEMQTEGKSVQMRVTGTNRGGVTGEVNGIRGFIPRSHLIEQDNLDSLVGQPLTATFLEVNQENNKLVLSQREAARAAAIGKLEKGALMEGKVVNIKPYGAFIDLNGVTGLLHVKEVSSKRLDSLDMLFEIGQTIQVMIVEIDEWNNRISLSTKILEEHPGEMLDNMNLVMSTAEERAEKAREKLAES, encoded by the coding sequence ATGACTTCAAACTCAACTCATCCTCAAGAACCGACAGCATCCTTTTCTTTAGAAGATTTTGACAAAGCTTTAGGAAATTACGATTATAATTTTCAGAAAGGACAGGTAGTACGGGGTAAAGTATCTGCCTATGGTTCTGAAGGAGCTTATGTAGATATCGGTGGTAAGTCTCCGGGTTTTGTTCCTCTCAGAGAAGCAGCTTTAGAACAGGTGACTCATACCAATTTAGCTGAAGTATTACCGGAAAATGAAGAAATAGAATTTCTAATTATTCGCGAACAAAATGCTGACGGTCAAGTGTTGCTTTCTTGTCGTCAATTGGCAATTAAGCAAGCTTGGGAAGAGTTAGCAGAAATGCAAACCGAAGGAAAATCAGTGCAGATGCGCGTTACCGGAACAAACCGAGGTGGTGTTACCGGAGAAGTAAATGGAATCCGAGGATTTATTCCGCGATCGCATCTCATTGAACAGGATAATCTTGATTCTCTGGTCGGTCAACCCCTGACTGCGACTTTCTTGGAAGTCAACCAAGAAAATAATAAACTGGTTTTGTCGCAACGGGAAGCTGCGCGTGCAGCCGCGATCGGTAAACTAGAGAAAGGCGCATTGATGGAGGGTAAAGTAGTTAACATCAAGCCTTATGGTGCATTTATCGATCTTAATGGTGTTACTGGTTTATTGCACGTTAAAGAAGTCAGTAGCAAGCGTTTAGACTCTTTGGATATGTTGTTCGAGATCGGTCAAACTATTCAAGTTATGATTGTCGAAATCGACGAATGGAATAATCGTATTTCGCTCTCAACTAAGATTTTAGAAGAGCATCCCGGCGAAATGTTAGATAACATGAATTTAGTCATGTCTACGGCTGAGGAACGCGCTGAGAAAGCTAGGGAAAAGTTAGCTGAGTCATAG
- a CDS encoding VOC family protein, with product MQINQCLHGAVLVSDLEKAEQFYTQILGLSKIERSLKYPGAWYQVGNFQIHLIVHPDYQRELTNTQKWGRNPHFAFAVDNLDEAKQRLETNGYPFQMSASGRAALFTQDPDRNIIEIAEMRGD from the coding sequence ATGCAGATTAATCAATGTCTTCATGGAGCAGTTTTGGTTTCAGATTTAGAGAAAGCAGAGCAATTCTACACGCAGATTTTAGGATTGTCGAAAATTGAGCGATCGCTAAAATATCCTGGTGCTTGGTATCAAGTTGGTAATTTCCAAATTCACCTCATCGTTCACCCTGACTACCAACGCGAGTTAACAAATACTCAAAAATGGGGTCGTAATCCTCATTTTGCTTTTGCTGTGGACAACCTCGACGAAGCTAAACAGCGTCTCGAAACTAACGGATATCCCTTTCAAATGAGTGCTTCCGGTCGTGCGGCTTTGTTTACTCAAGACCCCGATCGTAATATCATCGAAATTGCCGAAATGCGGGGGGACTAG
- a CDS encoding nitroreductase family protein: MPVEIRPSMGLQDAIKQRRAARAFHSNAIPDALLEEILTLGVRAPSGFNLQPWRFIVVREQENKDKLKACAFDQQQVGQAPVILICCGDRKAASQENIEAVIELGTDLEAINDKYADYMRNSIPSFFENMPSFGSQEAWTNRHTMIAVAHIMIAAKSFGVDSCPMEGFVATQVKAAFNIPEDVDVCCLLALGFAKEPFKEYGGRFALDKVYFGESYGDKFII; encoded by the coding sequence ATGCCCGTAGAAATTCGTCCCTCGATGGGGTTACAAGATGCGATTAAACAGCGTCGCGCTGCGAGAGCTTTTCATAGTAATGCGATTCCAGATGCTTTGTTAGAAGAAATTTTAACTTTAGGCGTTCGCGCTCCTTCGGGCTTTAATTTACAACCTTGGCGCTTTATTGTGGTTAGGGAACAAGAAAATAAAGATAAACTTAAGGCTTGTGCTTTCGATCAACAACAGGTAGGACAAGCACCTGTAATTTTAATTTGTTGTGGTGACAGAAAGGCTGCTTCTCAAGAAAATATTGAGGCTGTAATTGAATTAGGAACCGATCTGGAAGCAATTAATGATAAATACGCTGATTATATGCGTAATTCGATTCCTTCCTTCTTTGAAAATATGCCTAGTTTTGGTTCTCAAGAAGCTTGGACAAATCGCCATACAATGATTGCGGTTGCTCATATTATGATTGCGGCAAAAAGTTTTGGTGTTGATAGTTGTCCGATGGAAGGATTTGTTGCTACACAAGTGAAAGCAGCTTTTAATATTCCTGAAGATGTGGATGTTTGCTGTTTGTTAGCTTTGGGTTTTGCGAAAGAACCTTTTAAAGAATATGGCGGACGTTTCGCTTTAGATAAAGTTTATTTTGGAGAAAGTTACGGGGATAAATTCATAATTTAG
- a CDS encoding rhodanese-like domain-containing protein has protein sequence MSTVEEGILQAKDNIGLNEAVPGKQEMEKPMSSPQTIIERLEWGEPGFTIIDVRDRETFNEAHIQGALPMPIAELVERAQASIQPTRQIYVYGESDEQSSQAAAQLREAGFTEVAGIQGGLATWRNVSGRVDGRSEQGEKVVSKGAYNVFDRLKEHGEKKSKHHNPVL, from the coding sequence ATGAGTACAGTAGAAGAAGGAATTTTACAAGCAAAAGATAATATTGGCTTAAATGAAGCTGTTCCTGGTAAACAGGAAATGGAAAAGCCAATGTCTAGTCCTCAAACAATTATTGAGCGTCTGGAGTGGGGCGAGCCAGGGTTTACAATTATTGATGTGCGCGATCGCGAAACTTTCAACGAAGCTCACATTCAGGGTGCGTTACCAATGCCAATAGCTGAATTGGTAGAACGCGCACAAGCAAGTATTCAGCCAACTCGCCAAATCTACGTTTACGGCGAATCTGACGAGCAAAGTTCTCAAGCAGCCGCCCAGTTGCGCGAAGCTGGATTTACTGAAGTTGCTGGAATCCAAGGTGGATTAGCAACTTGGAGAAATGTTAGCGGTCGTGTAGACGGTCGCTCCGAACAAGGAGAAAAAGTTGTCAGCAAAGGAGCTTATAATGTCTTTGATCGCCTCAAAGAACATGGCGAGAAGAAAAGCAAACACCATAATCCGGTTCTATAA
- a CDS encoding glycosyltransferase translates to MDRLSKKTIPSLPSFSMILETENLANADLNGLAKSLASLAQQTISPQLANEVILIDSGDTPTNLLENVQIEYPWLKIHSAPLEIDYYKAKIFGAEIATGEILVYCDSDCIYETHWLENLLTPFTQENIQIVAGETKTRGKKIYGTAMALAYIFPNYSDEEQLRETTQYFLNNVAFRRKFFLKNPIPTQLPLYRGNCAIHAYNLRSLGYQIWRQPQARATHAPPFGLSHFFWRFLLIGHDYYWQKKLLGEKIAENDPISGLQGKLAVFDNRVGKLFAEERDRLFYLPFAIPIILAALLLIFLGYLITYFQPKFLLSVYNSA, encoded by the coding sequence ATGGATCGGTTAAGCAAAAAAACAATCCCTAGCTTACCCAGTTTCTCAATGATTTTAGAAACGGAAAATTTAGCCAATGCGGATCTCAATGGATTAGCGAAATCTTTAGCATCCCTAGCCCAGCAAACTATCTCACCTCAACTTGCTAATGAAGTCATTTTAATCGATAGTGGTGACACTCCAACTAACTTACTTGAAAACGTACAAATCGAGTATCCTTGGCTAAAAATTCATTCCGCACCTTTAGAAATTGATTACTACAAAGCGAAAATTTTCGGTGCAGAAATAGCTACCGGAGAAATACTGGTTTATTGTGACTCTGACTGTATCTATGAAACCCATTGGTTAGAAAATCTCCTCACACCCTTTACCCAAGAAAACATTCAGATAGTTGCAGGAGAAACCAAAACCAGAGGAAAAAAAATCTACGGTACAGCAATGGCTCTAGCATACATCTTTCCCAACTATTCTGACGAGGAGCAACTTCGCGAAACTACTCAATATTTCCTCAACAATGTTGCTTTCCGACGCAAATTTTTCCTGAAAAACCCTATTCCGACGCAATTACCTTTATATCGAGGAAACTGCGCTATCCACGCTTACAACTTGCGTAGTCTTGGTTATCAGATTTGGAGACAACCCCAAGCAAGAGCAACCCACGCACCTCCCTTTGGATTATCTCACTTTTTCTGGCGCTTTTTACTAATCGGACACGATTACTACTGGCAAAAAAAGCTTTTAGGAGAAAAAATCGCGGAAAATGACCCGATTTCTGGATTGCAGGGGAAATTAGCTGTATTTGACAACCGAGTTGGTAAACTATTTGCAGAGGAGCGCGATCGTTTGTTTTATTTACCTTTCGCTATCCCGATTATTCTTGCTGCTTTATTGCTCATTTTCCTCGGTTATCTCATCACTTACTTTCAGCCTAAATTCTTACTCTCAGTTTACAATTCTGCGTAG
- a CDS encoding GntR family transcriptional regulator, translating into MVQFNIQPDSEIPASKQLFDQIQFAIASRQYPPGHRLPSTRQLAMITGLHRNTISKVYRLLEETGLVESQAGSGIYVKAQGHEGGTQVSSQLQNAYPEAQRLVQKSLDDLLARGCTLTQARELFLSEIDWRLRCSARVLVTVPTRDLGAGELMVQELEKSLGIPVQLVPMEELSKILDQTHSGTVVTSRYFIGQAEALAAPKSVRVIPVDIYDYGKELAIVKDLPKNSILGIVSLSDGILKVAEILVHSLRGDDLLVMTAQVSDMYKLNALVRSAQTIICDQASYAIVKQGIQTAKEDLIRPPEVICSENYIGSKSINLLKRELGLG; encoded by the coding sequence ATGGTACAGTTTAACATTCAACCAGACAGCGAAATTCCCGCCTCAAAGCAGTTATTCGACCAAATTCAGTTTGCGATCGCCTCGCGGCAATATCCTCCCGGTCATCGCTTACCGAGTACCCGTCAATTGGCGATGATTACTGGCTTACACCGCAATACAATTAGCAAAGTTTACCGACTACTCGAAGAAACTGGATTGGTTGAGTCTCAAGCAGGATCGGGTATATATGTTAAGGCACAAGGTCACGAAGGTGGAACACAAGTTAGTTCTCAACTACAAAATGCTTACCCTGAAGCCCAAAGACTGGTACAAAAAAGTCTTGATGACCTTTTAGCTAGAGGATGCACTCTCACTCAAGCAAGAGAGTTATTTCTCTCAGAAATTGATTGGCGCTTGCGTTGTAGTGCGCGAGTATTAGTAACTGTTCCTACGAGAGATTTAGGTGCTGGCGAGCTAATGGTGCAAGAATTAGAGAAATCCCTTGGTATTCCGGTGCAATTGGTACCAATGGAAGAATTGAGTAAAATTCTTGACCAAACTCATTCGGGTACAGTTGTTACCAGTCGTTATTTTATCGGTCAAGCAGAAGCTCTCGCTGCACCGAAGTCAGTTCGAGTGATTCCGGTAGATATCTATGACTATGGTAAAGAATTAGCAATTGTTAAAGACTTACCAAAAAACAGTATCCTCGGTATTGTGAGTTTGAGTGATGGCATTTTGAAAGTAGCAGAAATCCTCGTTCACAGCTTGCGCGGCGATGATTTACTTGTCATGACAGCCCAAGTTAGCGATATGTACAAACTTAATGCTTTGGTCAGGTCTGCTCAAACGATTATCTGCGACCAAGCGAGTTATGCGATCGTTAAACAAGGAATTCAAACTGCTAAAGAAGATCTTATCCGTCCCCCAGAGGTTATTTGTAGCGAAAATTATATCGGTAGTAAATCAATCAATCTACTCAAACGCGAACTTGGCTTAGGTTAA
- a CDS encoding recombinase family protein — protein MKIIAYLYSDPLLESASDPTVWGVDVDRVYQDLGKRISLQRLLADCQAEPPVYLLIRRLDELGDSTAQINETVAEIEALGVNIIATEQPYISSQFSDSASVRANLRKLLAEIQDNQRSRHLRQGHARNRLAALPPPGKAPYGYRRGKDRYIVDKSTAPVVKDFFDRFLLYGSLRGAVRYLEKKYAKKISVSTGRRWLSNPVYRGDLAYKNGEVISDTHIGIITREEAAQIDRLLRRNRRLPPKTASAPRSLAGLVVCTECQSPMTVTKVTRRDKKQEYVYLRPIACPLQPKCKAIPYQQVLDSTIERICQDLPRAVSVRNMPDMEGIKSALLAEIAEKQAILTQLPDLEKQGILDTETSQLRKYKLRTEIAERRSQIAQLPPVNLQAIAQAVSIPQFWLDLSEAERRFYFREFIQQIELIRPKNSDWQLQLKFIF, from the coding sequence ATGAAAATTATTGCTTATCTCTACAGCGATCCGTTGCTGGAATCTGCATCTGACCCCACAGTTTGGGGTGTAGATGTAGATCGAGTTTATCAAGATTTGGGTAAGCGAATTTCTTTACAACGACTGCTAGCAGATTGTCAAGCTGAACCGCCAGTTTATTTGTTAATTCGACGTTTGGACGAACTCGGAGACTCGACTGCACAAATCAACGAAACTGTCGCTGAAATTGAAGCCCTCGGAGTTAATATTATCGCCACTGAACAACCTTATATTTCCTCTCAATTCAGCGATTCTGCCTCTGTTAGGGCAAATCTACGCAAATTACTAGCGGAAATTCAGGATAATCAACGCAGTCGTCATCTGCGTCAAGGACACGCCCGCAATCGCCTTGCAGCGTTACCTCCTCCTGGTAAGGCTCCCTACGGCTATCGACGTGGGAAAGATCGTTATATTGTTGACAAAAGTACCGCCCCTGTGGTAAAAGATTTTTTCGATCGCTTTTTACTTTATGGCTCATTACGGGGAGCGGTACGCTATCTAGAGAAAAAATACGCCAAAAAAATCTCTGTGTCTACAGGGCGGCGTTGGTTGAGTAATCCCGTGTATCGAGGTGATTTAGCTTATAAAAATGGCGAAGTAATTTCTGATACCCATATCGGAATTATTACCAGGGAAGAAGCAGCACAAATCGATCGCTTGTTACGCCGTAATCGACGCTTACCACCAAAAACAGCCTCCGCCCCGCGCAGTTTAGCTGGTTTAGTGGTTTGTACTGAGTGTCAGTCACCGATGACGGTAACAAAAGTTACCAGACGCGACAAAAAACAAGAATATGTATATTTGCGTCCGATCGCCTGTCCTTTACAGCCTAAATGTAAAGCCATTCCTTATCAACAAGTTTTGGATAGCACAATTGAGCGTATTTGTCAAGATTTACCGAGAGCAGTCAGCGTGAGGAATATGCCCGACATGGAAGGAATTAAAAGCGCGCTTTTAGCCGAAATCGCCGAGAAACAAGCCATTTTAACTCAATTACCCGACTTAGAAAAACAGGGAATTCTCGACACAGAAACCAGTCAACTACGCAAATATAAACTACGCACCGAGATTGCCGAAAGGCGATCGCAAATTGCCCAACTTCCCCCCGTCAATCTTCAGGCGATCGCCCAAGCCGTATCTATACCTCAATTTTGGTTAGATTTATCCGAAGCAGAAAGGCGATTTTACTTCCGAGAATTCATTCAACAAATCGAATTAATTCGCCCCAAAAATAGCGATTGGCAACTACAATTAAAATTTATTTTCTAA